The sequence TCTGCCTGAGGGCTGGGATGGGCAGATGGTGTTCCCTCTTCTGAGGCGtggggggggggtaggggggaggAGGCCTTTGGCTtcaggctgtgcagcagcaaggaggTAATGAGGGCTGGGAGCTCCTCAGAGAGCAACTGGGATAAGCCTGTCCTTCACCAGATTTGGTCTGCGATGGCTCCTACAGCATGGGATGCGCCAGAGCTCCTAGGGCAGATGCATCTGTCCGCCAGCCAGTGCATAGTCAGCTTCctgagctgcttctgctcccagatattcctcctcttttctaaaaatgaagGTGCCTGGACAAGGCTGGgaaaatgcaagttaaaaaatatttgtttgcatttgctgcTACATATGAACAAAACAAGTATGTGTAGAAAGGAGTGTGGTTTTGCTATTCTCCCAGGCTCAGCTAGACATTTctagcatcttttttttttttttccttgagaaaacCAGGTGGCCCTGGAGCACTCTGGCAACCTGCTCCTTGTGAGTCCTTTCTTGAGCCCAGATTCAGCTGGCCTAGTCCCTGTCTGGCCTGGAGGTTGTTTTTGTGTGGGCAGACTGCTTTTCCTAGGCCAGCAGTAGAGAGGCTCACAGGGTGACAAGGCTGGTGACAAGGTACCATTTCTGTTGTGCACGAGGGGTGTTGGAGGAGTCTCCTGTCTCTGCAGTCTGGGAGGCGTAGGCTGTGCAGGCAAGCAAAGAGGGAGACCAGGTGGATTTCCCTCTTCCCTACGTGCAGGATGAACGTGCTGGCCACCAACAATGAGTCCTACCTGAAGAGCTGCTACTACAGCAAGGAGCATCCCTACTGCCCCATCTTCACCCTGGGGAACATCGTGCAGTGGGCTGGGAGCGACTTCCAGGAAATGGCCTTGGAGGTAGGAGTGCCCCTCGGGCTCAGGTGTGTTCCCAGCCAGCTGTACCACTCGCTGGGTGGCTATGAGGAGAGCCACTGGTGACCGCCTGAGGAACTCTGCAGTGGAGAGATGCTGGTGCTTAAAGTCAAGCTGGTCCCATTTATCCTGTCCCCAGGGCATGGGAGACAGGGGGATGTGGGTCCTCTGGAAGAGATGCTCAGTCAGTTGTCTGTTATTCCCAAAccgctgccctgccagcagggtttttttgtttaatttcaatGTTAGTACACCACCGATTTAAACCCAGGAATCTGGAAGGCCAGTGGGGCTCCTCTGCTCAGAGCACACCCCAGGAGGCTTCCCTGGACAGACACGTTTCTGCATGGAGTCCTGGGGCTCAGTGCCAGGCAGGCTGCGACCCGGTGTGCAGAGCACAGTGGGGAAGATGGAGCCAGCCTGAGGCATCCCGAGAAGCGCAGGGCGAGCAGAGGGCAGGCTTTGTGCTGGCTTCTGCACTTGTGAACTTCATCCCCGCATAAAAGAGCATCATCTCCACTGAAGTAGGTTACAGCCACCTAAATTAACGAAATCAGTGCCCTGGGATGAGAAACCTCCTCCTAGGATACCAGCATAGGGAAAGCTAGGGTTGTGGGTAGAGTAATGTGATTAATATCCTAAGCATGAATTTAGCCCATCCAGAAGTTTGTGTGCTCGTGTCTGTGACCAGAAGTGCAGCTGTTCGCATCCCTGGGGAAAACTTGCCCAAGGATCTGACAGATCTGAAGACGCATTAATTGAACTAAGTTTAAAAAACTCACACTGTCTCTCTCTTTCGTTAAGGGTGGTGTGATAGGAATTCAGATTGAATGGAACTGTGATCTTGATAAAGCCCCTTCTGAATGTAATCCTCACTATTCTTTTAGCCGGCTGGATAACAAGTTTGCAGAAAAGTCCGTCTCTTCTGGGTACAACTTCAGGTAGGTGAAGAGGAGAAcccagtgcagtgctgcagctgggctggtttGGCTCGCGGGTACTGGAGGTTGGCAGTGAAGTCGTACGGGACTGTGCCAGGCACGGCCCCAGCCAGATGCACTGcttggagaggaggggagggtggAAGTCATGCTCGTGGCAAGCTAAAGCTGGTTTTGATAGGGGAACGGATCTGTGTGACGAGATAGGTGACTTCAGATGGGTTCTTGTGTGTAGGGGGCAGATGATGGAGTTAAAATCAGCATTGTTGTATTCCAGGTTCGCCAAATATTACCGGGATGCTGAGGGGGTTGACTACCGGACGCTCATTAAAGCATATGGAATCCGCTTTGATGTGATGGTGAATGGCAAGGTGAGGACCCAGGCCAGAATACTTTGGAGcctgcagagaaaaaagggggcagggggcatTTCTCAGTGAGAAGGCAGCTCTGGGATGAGAACAGCCTCCCTGGCTTGGCGTAGGAAAGGGCTCTTGCCATTCATCCATGTGGAGCTAGCTGTGTAAGAAAGATGACCTGGAGTGCACGTAAGTCAGCATCTCTTCTACCTAAAAGCAGGCTCGTGTGAAGTCTGACAGAAGTAACTATGCCCCAGAAAAAAGAAGCCTAAGCCAGGGGTGGTGCAAGCCCAGGAACGCAGCCATGGACAGTTGGATCGCAGACACAGACCTCTGGCCTCCCAGACTGTCCACTGCAAACCTtctggggctgtgcctgcctgtTGCTAACAAAACATGGTCATGGGCACGAGCAGCTTCCCTGTGTTGTACCACACCGTTAAGCGCGTTTCTTGACTGCTGCTTTCACAGAGTACCTCAcgactttttttcttttaggcaGGGAAATTTAACATCATTCCCACCATTATCAATGTTGGTTCGGGGCTTGCTCTCATGGGAGCGGTAAGtgaatgtgttttcttaaaGTAACACGCTGGGACCCCCATCCCTCATTTAGCTGATGTGAGGATAAAGCAGGACAGCTAGTTTCTATCTTCTCCAGCAGAGTTTTTGCTGCTCTGGGCAGTCAGGTGTCTGTGTCCTGGCTTAAAGGCCCTTGTTAATGTACCTTAGTACATTAGTACTAAGGGGTAGTCAAAATACCCCTGAGATTACATGGAATGTGAAGGAAAATAGAGCTCCTACAAGTTATTCTTCTTTAATTAATGCTGATTGCTAATTAGACCAGAACACTTCCTCTTCTACTCTAAAGATAAAACACAAgttgtttctctttgcagggAGCTTTCTTTTGTGACCTGGTGCTGCTGTATCTGATTAAAAAGAGTAACTTTTATCGAGGGAAGAAGTATGAGGAAGTAAAGTAAGTGGGCTTggcttttgcatttaaatataatgGTTTTATTGTTATGActaacagaagcagaaggagaTACGGGAACACAGTAAACATTGATGGCAAACAAAGGCCAATTCCAGGAAATTATATTCCTCCAAGTGAGTTTACAagctcctccctccctctgcaatCCCTTGCTGCAGTTAGGAAGCTGCTGTGTCATGGTCGCACTGTAAATGGCCTTGCACTGTCGGTCTGTAATGGCTGGGGGTGGAACTGGGGCAGCTCCAAGGGCTCCAGAGCCTCGTGGAACTGAGACCTGGGGCTTCAGCTGTACGGAGGGTGACAGCCTTtgtggtggggtgggcaggCCTGGCTGGGAACCTCTTGCCCATGTTGcttcctgaaacaaaaatagGCTGCTCGCCTTGCCCATCACCTTTGCTTGTTTCCTCAGGTCCAGTTCCAGGAAATCGTTATCTAGCCCTACGCTGAACGGGAATCAGAGCCCCGACCAGCTTGGTGGGCTCTAGGCACAGTGATGGGTCTGCCAGCTGGACGTGTGTCCCAGGAAAACCATGCAGGTGTGAAATCACACCAGCACTGGGAGGTGGAGATACCCCAGATCAGGTCTGCTGTCTATTATCAGGAtacccaggggaaaaaaagtcctttaaagACCGCCCTTCTTTCCCTGAGAGATTCTCTGGTATCCTGAGCTTGCAACAGTGTGTCGTCACCATGGATTTATAAAAGgattttataaaaggaaaaagaaggcaCCAAATGAATGTTTTTGTATCTACTGGTAGATGTATGTGTACCTACGTTGGTAGCCAGCGTTATCCTGTGGCTGCGCTTTGCTTCCATGTGCAGAAGAGCCATGATGAGAAACATCACTGGCACTCCAAGAAGTGCCGAGGCTGATGTTCAACCTGTCTCCTGCTCCCCTGGCTTGTGGCCACAGCTTCCAGCTCTCGCTTGTGTTACGTGCAGCTTTAGATGTAAAGCAGCAGGACTGCTCTTGTCGGCAAGCGCAACGAAAGGCAGCAGT comes from Falco naumanni isolate bFalNau1 chromosome 1, bFalNau1.pat, whole genome shotgun sequence and encodes:
- the P2RX5 gene encoding P2X purinoceptor 5 isoform X8 — encoded protein: MTNLIVTPNQRQATCPEVGRTEPLGSQTPTKLGSISIPNALCYKDEDCLAGKAVVAGNGNHFSAVQKTSLFTSRTQSTSPSLSSPKNQVALEHSGNLLLGCWRSLLSLQSGRRRLCRQAKRETRWISLFPTCRMNVLATNNESYLKSCYYSKEHPYCPIFTLGNIVQWAGSDFQEMALEGGVIGIQIEWNCDLDKAPSECNPHYSFSRLDNKFAEKSVSSGYNFRFAKYYRDAEGVDYRTLIKAYGIRFDVMVNGKAGKFNIIPTIINVGSGLALMGAGAFFCDLVLLYLIKKSNFYRGKKYEEVKSSSRKSLSSPTLNGNQSPDQLGGL
- the P2RX5 gene encoding P2X purinoceptor 5 isoform X4 yields the protein MGQVAWKALFLSLFDYKTEKYVIAKNKKVGVLYRVVQLSILAYLVGWVFVVKKGYQDTDTSLQSSVITKLKGVAFTNTSELGERLWDVADYVIPPQGENVFFVMTNLIVTPNQRQATCPESISIPNALCYKDEDCLAGKAVVAGNGNHFSAVQKTSLFTSRTQSTSPSLSSPKNQVALEHSGNLLLGCWRSLLSLQSGRRRLCRQAKRETRWISLFPTCRMNVLATNNESYLKSCYYSKEHPYCPIFTLGNIVQWAGSDFQEMALEGGVIGIQIEWNCDLDKAPSECNPHYSFSRLDNKFAEKSVSSGYNFRFAKYYRDAEGVDYRTLIKAYGIRFDVMVNGKAGKFNIIPTIINVGSGLALMGAGAFFCDLVLLYLIKKSNFYRGKKYEEVKSSSRKSLSSPTLNGNQSPDQLGGL
- the P2RX5 gene encoding P2X purinoceptor 5 isoform X9, producing the protein MGENVFFVMTNLIVTPNQRQATCPESISIPNALCYKDEDCLAGKAVVAGNGNHFSAVQKTSLFTSRTQSTSPSLSSPKNQVALEHSGNLLLGCWRSLLSLQSGRRRLCRQAKRETRWISLFPTCRMNVLATNNESYLKSCYYSKEHPYCPIFTLGNIVQWAGSDFQEMALEGGVIGIQIEWNCDLDKAPSECNPHYSFSRLDNKFAEKSVSSGYNFRFAKYYRDAEGVDYRTLIKAYGIRFDVMVNGKAGKFNIIPTIINVGSGLALMGAGAFFCDLVLLYLIKKSNFYRGKKYEEVKSSSRKSLSSPTLNGNQSPDQLGGL
- the P2RX5 gene encoding P2X purinoceptor 5 isoform X1 — its product is MGQVAWKALFLSLFDYKTEKYVIAKNKKVGVLYRVVQLSILAYLVGWVFVVKKGYQDTDTSLQSSVITKLKGVAFTNTSELGERLWDVADYVIPPQGENVFFVMTNLIVTPNQRQATCPEVGRTEPLGSQTPTKLGSISIPNALCYKDEDCLAGKAVVAGNGNHFSAVQKTSLFTSRTQSTSPSLSSPKNQVALEHSGNLLLGCWRSLLSLQSGRRRLCRQAKRETRWISLFPTCRMNVLATNNESYLKSCYYSKEHPYCPIFTLGNIVQWAGSDFQEMALEGGVIGIQIEWNCDLDKAPSECNPHYSFSRLDNKFAEKSVSSGYNFRFAKYYRDAEGVDYRTLIKAYGIRFDVMVNGKAGKFNIIPTIINVGSGLALMGAGAFFCDLVLLYLIKKSNFYRGKKYEEVKSSSRKSLSSPTLNGNQSPDQLGGL
- the P2RX5 gene encoding P2X purinoceptor 5 isoform X6 → MGENVFFVMTNLIVTPNQRQATCPEVGRTEPLGSQTPTKLGSISIPNALCYKDEDCLAGKAVVAGNGNHFSAVQKTSLFTSRTQSTSPSLSSPKNQVALEHSGNLLLGCWRSLLSLQSGRRRLCRQAKRETRWISLFPTCRMNVLATNNESYLKSCYYSKEHPYCPIFTLGNIVQWAGSDFQEMALEGGVIGIQIEWNCDLDKAPSECNPHYSFSRLDNKFAEKSVSSGYNFRFAKYYRDAEGVDYRTLIKAYGIRFDVMVNGKAGKFNIIPTIINVGSGLALMGAGAFFCDLVLLYLIKKSNFYRGKKYEEVKSSSRKSLSSPTLNGNQSPDQLGGL
- the P2RX5 gene encoding P2X purinoceptor 5 isoform X7 encodes the protein MGWSLGEDAGYPGSVVSTQQKLIFHIAGRRAQRAGSGHGCPLVAALAGRAAERGVTWGSESLQLNSKVGLSLQVKYCGLLPVFKHQHPQRPVLQGRGLPGRESSGGWQWKPLLGSAENFTVYIKNSIHFPKFKFSKMNVLATNNESYLKSCYYSKEHPYCPIFTLGNIVQWAGSDFQEMALEGGVIGIQIEWNCDLDKAPSECNPHYSFSRLDNKFAEKSVSSGYNFRFAKYYRDAEGVDYRTLIKAYGIRFDVMVNGKAGKFNIIPTIINVGSGLALMGAGAFFCDLVLLYLIKKSNFYRGKKYEEVKSSSRKSLSSPTLNGNQSPDQLGGL